From the genome of Plasmodium malariae genome assembly, chromosome: 9, one region includes:
- the PmUG01_09048000 gene encoding beta-catenin-like protein 1, putative, which produces MEYSDEDDIDIEEILKQAENVECIDENSIKKFATVFKKKKNKNERDRIEHPDNPEKWVSSEVDLDEMLVNTKNLSVCTNLYKSMVECEILGDIVDLLNHPNNDIVIEVLDIIKEITNPSNLYELDKEVSNIIVEYLNNKKLTHFVINVLEKINEEENDEYYNAMSSIFNIFENIFELENNLQNDLLTNSKLLFFLLKRITVEIKGNDSNSLYASEILVLLILRINQFAENVYDDFYYTISIFNSLLKYISKYKDKDPPNINKKEILLNCFQAIGNLLLLNDNKKVFDSTIGLELMLKLLSERKFLCFPSLKIFAIVLNDKDACNKFVELNGLKYLFCLFMLRHIQKNKITIFEFEENIITVISNLCIHCTGTYLGRVLNKFGEKKCEKIIRLLEIRQKYNDIITNEKKKKKKNLLVNENLKKMNIQIDDDCRKNLEYIELCDKGYLIYQLTDVILIALFFMNNSYISNNIFIHLYTKNIDIQSIYENILDFQDCLDDDELKEKLKKMLTFFLTSSKESNLFV; this is translated from the exons ATGGAATACAGTGATGAAGATGATATTGACATTGaggaaattttaaaacaagctgaaaat GTCGAATGCATCGACGAGAATAGCATAAAAAAGTTCGCTActgtttttaaaaagaaaaaaaataagaatgaGCGAGATAGAATTGAGCATCCAGACAACCCGGAAAAATGGGTGAGTAGTGAAGTAGACTTAGACGAAATGTTAGTGAATACCAAAAATTTAAGTGTATGCACAAATTTGTATAAAAGTATGGTTGAATGTGAAATTTTAGGAGATATTGTTGATCTTTTAAATCATCCAAATAATGATATAGTTATTGAAGTACTTGATATCATTAAAGAGATAACGAATCCTTCAAATTTATATGAGTTAGACAAAGAGGTAAGTAACATAATAGTTGAATATTTAAACAACAAAAAACTAACGCATTTTGTTATAAATGTGTTAGAGAAAATTAATGAAGAAGAGAATGATGAATACTACAATGCTATGTCTTCTATCTTTAACATTTTTGAGAATATTTTTGAgttagaaaataatttacagAATGACTTATTGACTAATTCgaagttattattttttttattaaaaagaattactgttgaaataaaaggaaatgaTTCGAATTCTTTATATGCAAGTGAAATTTTGGTTTTACTTATCTTACGAATAAATCAATTTGCTGAAAATGTGTATGatgatttttattatactatttcaatttttaattcacttttaaaatatatttcaaaatataaagataaagaTCCTCCCAATATTAACAAGAAAGAGATTCTGCTTAATTGTTTTCAAGCCATAGGAAATTTATTACTtctaaatgataataaaaaagtatttgaTAGTACTATAGGTTTAGAATTAATGTTGAAATTACTTAgtgaaagaaaatttttatgtttcccatccttaaaaatttttgcaaTTGTGCTTAACGATAAAGATGCGTGCAACAAATTTGTAGAGTTAAATGGGTTAAAATATCTATTCTGCTTATTTATGTTAAGgcacatacaaaaaaataaaattaccaTATTTGAAtttgaagaaaatataattacgGTCATATccaatttatgtatacactGCACTGGAACTTACCTAGGAAGAGTCCTAAATAAGtttggagaaaaaaaatgtgagAAAATTATCCGCTTGTTAGAAATAaggcaaaaatataatgatatcATTAccaatgaaaagaaaaaaaaaaaaaaaaatttattagtaaatgaaaatttaaaaaaaatgaatatccAAATTGATGATGATTGTAGAAAAAATCTCGAATACATAGAATTATGTGACAAGGGATATCTCATATATCAGTTAACTGATGTAATCTTAAtagctcttttttttatgaacaattcatatatttctaataatatatttatccatTTGTACACCAAAAACATTGACATACAGtctatttatgaaaatatactaG ATTTTCAGGATTGCTTAGATGATGatgaattaaaagaaaaattaaaaaaaatgttaacattttttttaacgtcGTCCAAGGAGTCTAACCTATTTGTATAA
- the PmUG01_09048100 gene encoding conserved Plasmodium protein, unknown function gives MKNVKQKITNFKELAKQLEACVHHDSTDIDVMREIYRECKKDLLILEKLTLEALERGNANLFEQLVEVSTQVNRAVKLFDSFEKNKKDGNRRYSEVGDKTFMNNNRRYMSKKKKHHEGEKQNEKKGRKYKSTDEENERERNRSRSRSRSRSGSRSGSKGRSRRKEREKKKKKKKKEREKRRNYLSDDISREKDIHDKGMFRSMSIDSFNKDIGIPNDTKILSSDMDENFNYPNVKDNNRRKKKKKKKELYENKFKFESLNSNEDDFLNKNIMESINDFKLSNKLSKSKTSNHDKQLTSSSLLVIIIHISDIINVSFNIKNVFIYLTLKSLDNKINIRKKSRSKNVENFSINVSELFEFSIFYNNQLYLSVDILDSINNCRYYTCLINLNKNILKKTKFFVPTAYLLTQVTDNFYPNQEIKNNKSFFMNNDSLFPSSKFRYDNSNNGNTRNFNFTKPIINDFSGINDHLTNRKLSNHTMNNYNSTRSNNKNVLNFKNFNFTTSRSLNNPNVSNFNFTSRNLSTPNMSNFNFTSRNLSTPNMSNFSFTRKNFNLTNPIFSDPYFSDPYFSDPSFSNPNFGNTNFNSSNFGHLNFNNLNFNRSNFNRNNRSFDNNFNKGVMNGDVGMSNFNKLNNADSFDKMRTSSNGMMKGSRIENEIEKKEELNKRERNFSSNYSYIIMNIFLKNNDFDHETELLKQNNLNLYKQLYNVCNKEKVFYENKNKENERKIEELDKLVMLLELDNESYIDANSKLKEIIESNKEIITVIENIVQKKNSKIEKLEKENEKVVEAEKLIEKNKKENDHLSEQITKLNAIFNEHKLKLKYSSEINNNLNSKVNNLLFQLQNAQMKNEKLLLYLSFLLKHIHKNSYNEYEKNSLSLMKLKKINWNLENSTTNSYNHLLDDIINKYKYVKKNSNFNDIFVKNYIKNQKRINVSPKILEKFFAVHNNEQERNNYDCDDNNILDNSLNEKKHFFKNDDGHDDYDASVTDTKESVDEENDLLVDNFLIEEYKKYLTSTSTKENRRKDDSSDFADLIGYDNFLTNVRKEESEKNEKNSNSQLHHNMLTNNQSDRFIFNMKRVDEVQKEEKKGEKNKKKNYPFNVPNDNKKNDKHNHMNGVNYFQIAKDDRIIPGDNLYKAFRDDLDVQTNNSTFSFYLKSREQMNFLKNINKKKKNQNYKNKHLKKGHSKEQLESKMHNHKEKKSNHKKNTTSSSSSSSSSSSNSERINNNINKYNCNHRMSSLEKEKVYRKKKILINNRKNNNINHAKKKKKGKSPHLFRENYTVNNCEMLSDSYQGEGSSSEVTNKKKKIKNVVSDSYIKDIRKGRGKKLNKEKITCYWNNEIMNKHEGREDATEDDKGERNKDHQLRKSAISHKHKRVNTLSKKTTNDYFSDYKRFEKKFNYFVKVSRNIKGSLMSNSSEKIGYVINLNRKSYFTNLEKIINKCNKKEQKISYLDNYINTRIKSNFLSDEDINKHKNLLRNFYTKNTKGLIFENNLVKIYAKLYYANVSKGEELYKGKGSTEKHNNTNDDDVNVRRNSNASSNINASSNVNASSNVNASSNVNASSNINTNNNVNASSKVNASSKVNSNNVNSSNKSNNAKLNKAEGEIKEENVYLNIYIKSILYNIIYIKSNLSENRMDNIKVVKRNLKKNYNKVIEENDYINLKKNEICLLYTLCFKKKLLHNLPLFLNLQCLYNDNTTIEFKVALPFPHLFLLKPNSLYLNNFVKRFPDNNKYYYKSYYYSMVGFSTFNEFINSIKLYNSFNVLHFDSYNILFSTYPVDKKNKLLLLIVCDFVKKKYATSKDAVKLHFISVSYTLISFAVNLFKQIL, from the exons atgaaaaacgtCAAACagaaaattacaaattttaaGGAACTGGCGAAGCAACTAGAGGCATGTGTGCATCATGACTCGACGG ATATTGATGTGATGCGAGAAATATACAGAGAATGTAAAAA AGATTTActtatattagaaaaattaacaCTAGAGGCACTAGAAAGGGGGAATGCAAATTTGTTCGAGCAATTAGTAGAG GTTTCTACCCAAGTTAACAGAGCAGTTAAACTTTTCGATAGTTTtgagaaaaacaaaaaagatgGAAATAGGAGATATTCAGAAGTAGGTGACAAAACATTTATGAACAACAATAGGAGGTAcatgtcaaaaaaaaaaaaacatcatGAAGGGGAAAAacagaatgaaaaaaaaggaagaaaatataaaagcacagatgaagaaaatgaaagAGAAAGAAATCGAAGTAGAAGTAGAAGTAGAAGCAGGAGTGGAAGTAGAAGCGGAAGTAAAGGTAGAAGTAGAAGAAAAGAAcgtgaaaagaaaaaaaagaagaaaaaaaaagaaagagaaaaaagaagaaattatCTAAGTGATGATATTAGTAGAGAAAAAGATATTCATGATAAAGGTATGTTTAGATCAATGTCAATAGATTCATTTAATAAGGATATCGGTATCCCTAATGATACCAAAATTTTAAGCAGTGACATGGATGAAAATTTCAATTACCCAAATGTAAAGGATAATAAcaggaggaaaaaaaaaaaaaaaaagaaagaattatATGAGAACAAATTCAAATTTGAAAGTTTAAATAGTAATGAAgatgattttttaaataagaatataatgGAATCAATAAATGATTTCAAGTtatcaaataaattatcCAAAAGTAAAACAAGTAACCATGATAAACAGTTAACTTCAAGCAGTTTattagttataataattcaCATATCTGATATAATAAACGTTTCgttcaatataaaaaatgtttttatatatttaacattaaaatcattagataataaaataaatataagaaagaAAAGTAGAAGTAAAAATGTGGAGAATTTTTCTATAAACGTATCAGAATTGTTCGagttttctattttttataacaatcAGTTGTATTTATCAGTTGATATATTAGATAGCATAAATAATTGTCGTTATTACACTTGCTTAATAaatctaaataaaaatatattaaagaaaactaaattttttgtacCCACAGCGTACTTATTAACACAAGTTACCGACAATTTTTATCCTAAtcaagaaattaaaaataataaaagtttttttatgaacaatgATTCTCTTTTTCCAAGTTCAAAATTTAGATATGATAATAGCAACAATGGAAACACTAggaattttaattttacaaaacCTATTATTAATGATTTCTCAGGGATAAATGATCATTTAACAAATCGAAAATTGAGTAACCATActatgaataattataattctaCTCGTAGCAATAACAAGAacgttttaaattttaaaaacttcAATTTTACTACCAGCAGAAGTTTGAATAACCCCAACGTGAGCAACTTCAATTTTACTAGCAGAAATTTGAGCACTCCGAACATGAGTAACTTCAATTTTACTAGCAGAAATTTGAGCACTCCGAACATGAGTAACTTCAGTTTTAcgagaaaaaattttaacctTACAAATCCTATCTTCAGCGACCCTTACTTCAGCGACCCTTACTTCAGTGACCCTAGTTTCAGTAACCCTAACTTCGGTAACACTAATTTTAATAGTTCTAACTTCGGTCATCTTAACTTTAATAACTTAAACTTCAACCGTAGCAACTTCAACCGGAACAATCGCAGCtttgataataattttaacaagGGAGTGATGAATGGAGACGTGGGTATGAGTAATTTTAATAAGCTGAACAATGCAGATAGTTTCGATAAAATGAGAACGTCCAGCAATGGGATGATGAAAGGAAGTAGGATTGAAAAtgaaatagaaaagaaagaagaatTAAACAAAAGAGAAAGGAATTTTTCGAGTAACTATtcctatataataatgaatatatttttgaaaaataatgattttgATCATGAGACGGAATTATTAAAacagaataatttaaatctATACAAGCAGttatataatgtatgtaATAAGGAGAAagtattttatgaaaataaaaataaggaaaacgaaagaaaaattgaagaaCTGGATAAATTAGTAATGCTGCTAGAATTAGATAATGAAAGTTACATAGATGCAAATAGTaagttaaaagaaataatagaatcgaataaagaaataattacagttatagaaaatattgtacaaaaaaaaaatagtaaaatagaaaaattggaaaaagaaaatgaaaaagttgTAGAAGctgaaaaattaattgagaaaaataaaaaagaaaatgatcATTTATCAGAACAAATTACTAAGTTAAATGctatttttaatgaacataaattaaaattaaaatattcaagtgaaattaataataatcttAACAGCAAGGTAAATAATTTGCTATTTCAGTTGCAAAATGCACagatgaaaaatgaaaagctCTTGTTATATCtatcctttttattaaaacatatacaCAAGAATAGTTATAACgagtatgaaaaaaattctttaagTTTAAtgaaactaaaaaaaattaattggaACTTAGAAAATTCCACAACTAACAGCTACAACCACTTACTCGAtgacataataaataaatataaatatgtaaagaaaaactctaattttaatgatatatttgtgaaaaattatatcaaaaatCAAAAGAGGATAAATGTAAGTCCAAAAATTTTAGAGAAATTTTTTGCTGTTCATAACAACGAGCAAGAACGAAATAATTATGATTGTGATGACAACAACATTTTGGATAATAGTCTTAATGAGaagaaacatttttttaaaaatgatgatGGTCATGATGATTATGATGCTTCCGTTACCGATACAAAGGAATCCGTAGATGAAGAAAATGATTTATTAGTtgacaattttttaattgaggaatataaaaaatatttgactTCGACCAGTACTAAGGAGAATAGAAGAAAAGACGACAGTAGTGATTTCGCTGACTTGATCGGTTATGACAACTTTCTTACAAACGTACGAAAAGAagaaagtgaaaaaaatgaaaagaatagCAATAGTCAACTTCACCACAACATGTTAACAAATAATCAAAGTGATcgattcatttttaatatgaaaagaGTGGATGAAGTtcaaaaagaagaaaagaaaggagagaaaaataaaaaaaagaattatccTTTTAATGTAcctaatgataataaaaagaatgacAAACATAACCATATGAATGGTGTCAACTATTTTCAAATAGCGAAAGATGATAGAATAATTCCTGgtgataatttatataaagcGTTTAGAGATGACTTAGATGTCCAAACGAATAATAgcactttttcattttatttaaaaagccGTGAGCAAATGAactttttaaagaatataaataaaaagaaaaaaaatcaaaactataaaaataaacatttaaaaaaagggcATAGTAAGGAACAATTAGAAAGTAAGATGCATAACcacaaggaaaaaaagagcaaccacaaaaaaaataccaCCAGTAGTtctagtagtagtagtagtagtagtagtaatagtgAAAGAATTAACAacaatattaacaaatacaATTGCAATCATCGTATGTCTTCTTTGGAGAAGGAAAAAGtatataggaaaaaaaaaattttaattaacaatagaaaaaataataatattaatcatgctaaaaaaaaaaaaaaaggtaaaagcCCTCATTTATTTAGGGAAAATTACACTGTTAACAACTGTGAAATGTTGAGCGACTCATATCAAGGGGAGGGAAGTTCATCCGAAGTGacgaataagaaaaaaaaaataaagaatgtAGTGAGTGACAGTTATATAAAGGACATTCGTAAAGGTCGAGGAAAAAAActtaataaagaaaagatCACTTGCTACTggaataatgaaataatgaataaacaTGAAGGAAGAGAAGACGCAACAGAAGACGATAAAGGAGAAAGGAACAAGGATCATCAATTAAGGAAAAGTGCAATTTCGCATAAACACAAACGAGTAAACACGTTGAGCAAAAAAACAACCAATGACTATTTTAGTGATTATAAAAGGTTTGAAAAGAAATTTAATTACTTTGTAAAGGTTTCAAGAAATATTAAAGGAAGTCTCATGTCAAATAGCAGTGAAAAAATTGGTTATGTTATAAATTTGAATAGGAAAAGCTATTTTAccaatttagaaaaaataattaataagtgcaataaaaaagaacaaaaaatatcatacttagacaattatataaacacaaGAATAAAATCCAACTTTTTATCAGATGAAGAtattaataaacataaaaatcttctgagaaatttttatacaaaaaataccAAGGGCCTCATTTTTGAAAACAACCTTGTTAAGATTTATGCGAAGCTTTATTATGCTAACGTTTCCAAGGGTGAAGAACTATATAAGGGGAAAGGAAGCACAGAAAAGCATAATAATACTAACGATGATGACGTAAACGTTAGAAGAAACTCAAATGCTAGCAGCAACATAAACGCTAGCAGTAACGTAAACGCTAGCAGTAACGTAAACGCTAGCAGTAACGTAAACGCTAGCAGTAACATAAACACGAACAACAACGTAAACGCTAGCAGCAAGGTAAACGCTAGCAGCAAGGTAAACTCGAACAATGTAAACTCTAgcaataaaagtaataatgcTAAGCTGAACAAAGCAGAGggagaaataaaagaagaaaatgtgtacttgaatatatacataaagtcgattttatataacattatttacattaaaagTAATCTAAGCGAAAATAGAATGGATAACATTAAGGTAGTTAAAAGGAAtttgaaaaagaattataacaaagtaatagaagaaaatgattatattaatttaaaaaagaatgaaatatgtttattatatacactatgtttcaaaaaaaaactcCTACATAATTTGCcattatttttgaatttgcaatgtttatataatgataacaCTACCATCGAATTCAAAGTTGCCTTGCCATTTCCTCATCTGTTTTTACTCAAGCCAAatagtttatatttaaataattttgtaaaaaggTTCCCAgataacaataaatattattacaaatcttattattatagtatGGTGGGCTTTTCAACttttaatgaatttattaattccataaaattatataactcATTTAATGTTTTGCACTTTGATtcatacaatatattatttagtaCCTATCCagttgataaaaaaaataagctacttttattaattgtttgtgattttgttaaaaagaaatatgcaACTTCCAAAGACGCAGTAAAGTTGCATTTTATATCTGTATCCTATACCTTAATTAGTTTTGCCGTTAATCTATTTAAGCAAATTTTATAG